In one window of Tachypleus tridentatus isolate NWPU-2018 chromosome 2, ASM421037v1, whole genome shotgun sequence DNA:
- the LOC143244473 gene encoding F-box/LRR-repeat protein 16-like yields the protein MKFHYLVNSSSKNGENQLNLTKPTTLQELWEDRKFLNTFFRYFVLSERAILVQVCRVWKECLYQPKYWRNALPVLSCRELRRCSDGSRRRIYRSWEKRGVDSLGLFELSDHDIGDLIYNWPLGKLRHLVVRWSNISNEGIKTLLTSFKSLRQLELVGCNDVTDDGLWSSLCPRIVSVTVADCIHVADHSVAAVLHLLPSLYEFNLQAYHVTDSGLAFFSHQRPAALTVLRLHSCWKLTDQGVENLVHSIPTLADLSLSGCCRITDNAIELVATNLRNLRSLDLSWCPKVTDIALQYLVQGLTFLEELILDRCSGITDTGISYISTMANLNALYLRWCPRVHDAGLRQLSRLRNLLILSLAGCQSLTEEGFASLVQLCHLEELELTNCPGTSPELLDYLHNQLPKCLIVN from the exons atgaaatttcattatttggtTAACAGTTCATCCAAGAACGGAGAGAATCAACTGAACCTGACGAAACCCACAACACTGCAAGAATTATGGGAGGACCGGAAGTTCTTAAATACGTTTTTTCGTTACTTTGTCCTGTCGGAACGAGCGATTTTAGTGCAAGTTTGTCGTGTATGGAAAGAGTGTCTTTACCAGCCCAAGTACTGGCGTAATGCACTGCCCGTGTTATCTTGTCGAGAACTCCGTCGCTGCTCCGATGGATCCAGGCGGAGGATTTATCGTAGCTGGGAAAAGCGAGGAGTTGATTCACTTGGATTATTCGAACTCTCTGATCATGATATTGGAGACCTGATTTACAACTGGCCGTTGGGAAAATTGCGACATTTGGTAGTTCGTTGGTCAAACATTTCGAATGAAGGGATAAAAACACTGCTTACCAGTTTCAAGTCACTAAGGCAGTTGGAATTAGTTGGATGTAATGACGTCACAGACGATGGCTTGTGGTCCAGTCTTTGTCCAAGAATTGTATCTGTGACCGTAGCGGACTGTATCCATGTGGCCGATCATAGCGTGGCAGCAGTCTTACATCTTCTTCCTTCTTTGTACGAGTTCAACCTGCAGGCATACCACGTGACTGACAGCGGCCTGGCCTTCTTCAGCCACCAGCGACCAGCTGCACTGACTGTCTTGAGGCTTCATTCCTGCTGGAAACTAACTGACCAAGGAGTAGAAAACCTTGTTCACTCAATACCCACACTGGCTGATCTATCCCTGTCAGGATGTTGTAGAATAACAGACAATGCAATAGAGTTAGTAGCCACCAACCTACGGAACCTACGTTCCCTCGATCTCTCGTGGTGTCCTAAAGTCACCGACATAGCTTTACAGTACTTGGTACAGGGTCTAACGTTCCTGGAGGAACTCATACTGGACAG GTGCTCTGGTATCACAGACACGGGAATTAGTTATATATCTACCATGGCCAACCTCAACGCCCTCTACCTGAGATGGTGTCCTCGTGTGCATGACGCTGGTCTTCGACAGTTGAGTAGGTTGCGAAACCTTCTGATACTCTCATTGGCAG GATGCCAGTCACTAACAGAAGAAGGATTCGCTTCACTCGTTCAACTATGTCATCTAGAAGAGTTAGAACTGACAAACTGTCCGGGAACGTCGCCAGAATTGTTGGATTACTTACACAATCAACTTCCTAAATGTTTGATAGTAAATTGA